The Bombus huntii isolate Logan2020A chromosome 11, iyBomHunt1.1, whole genome shotgun sequence genome includes a window with the following:
- the LOC126871146 gene encoding cadherin-23 isoform X1, whose protein sequence is MDMVTMWTILLFTLSTWSSSWGQVINRAPHFVQGGDMARLAVSEGTPPGAPVYTLQGEDPEGSKLHYSISGEYFTVNRDSGVVVLRKALDRETQDLIEVIISITDEGIAGSEPNTVSLRREIAVLDENDNPPVYHGRPYAARVPESAHVGGLLVPPGTITITDRDGGVNADIHVQCVSTSRDDDVCEVFNVSTEKLTEGKYDVQITLSKSLDYERRNSYLINLLAVDGASDVSKRLQARATVAVDVLDVQDQPPVFLNAPYSAALPENTPASHTILTIRARDGDTGEPRVLLLTLEDEESGHFDLDVSREGDVTVGKLVTTNISLDREDPRILQNGGIYTFQVKATELINNEIPADTATSIVTIVVTDVDDLMPVFNEKYFNIKISEDIGKGTPLPGLNMIVSDGDVGENAKYRLALRDAPDYPGISKAFIVSPEEAQGRVPVVVKAKDVNVLDYDVDDLAKRQLEFEVVALVANEVVAASRVHVELMDANDHSPEFSQSVYKLSVPEDAEIGTRFGDVFARDYDSGSFGELTYTLRGFGSDKFETNLKTGGVSVAKPLDYEAQKSYSLTMEAKDGGGRVSAVNILIELDDVNDNKPVFEQNEYTRTVREGATSFDPQMFVRATDVDGPAQGNGKVTYSISSHNSMTNGVFKINSETGEVTMAKAVRSDDTERGIYELIIRATDAGTPPLYSEAKLSVRVGVPGNQKPIFRGNYKSNVPGPSTYRARLLENASPGTEVIRVVANDPDGRDNLLQYHIASGAKDNFVIDSSSGVITVSPDARLDLETGGEKYEVIVYAIDSGTPLRETATTTVTVNMVDVNNKPPMFNESTYLVYVSERASIGEPVLKVVATDPDSDAYLEYSLVEPIRAVDKTGVALKSTTSYDYKTAFRINSMTGLITVNRVLDYQVAAVVILTVQVQDLNAVVDKEKQITNVEVTIYIQAYSDDNPTFTNPGWSPNNPTIKISVPEEQPLGTTLLMLSAKEPTTGYAVQRFELVREDDDEGYVNVGVQSGNVVLSKRLDYEALNQKFIRFKVRALARDYEITRKMSEANLIVEVQDMNDNSPIFTQKDYKISVLESVKPPKIVLNVRATDMDSSSTEQEVKRGYGEVRYSLVGENANMFEVEPITGNIQIATNTTLDREKQSVLRFYVVASDMPQGGAEQRSTRALVTVDVLDVNDNAPNFEQESYTAVIPENASSGVSVVNITATDPDEGNGGIINYEIIDEGEASGLFKINHTTGEIYSARELTGKGRTEPYIMRIRAQDGGVPELYSDVILTLYIGDVVSNDGVPLFIRPTLEEIAHIAENSTIGSPVFQVVASDPDDPNLPNGKITFKFLEDGNFGKDASAFKINSETGLITTRKLLDRETKDSYTLILVAQDLGSPPQQATRVLQVLVNDIDDHKPHFKRNLDSSPIELTIFEEEPIGTKVGVIEAIDEDIGENGMIDYSIIYGNEARLFIVERLENNSAVIKSNGRLDRETADRHLLTIKCFPFSTKKSDIVPKPYNRQDPSERQILVNILDIDDNKPKFKKENVTLGVRLNVPIDTSLITLEAFDADSDALPINYSTGKASFTSLVDPSMSKREIPSHLSLNPQTGELRTTGSMTSYADGYMEIIVSANNSVTPGRETNITLRIFLLRDRDMLKFVFSKPPVEVRKTLEDFEKSVQQALSLPITVNVYDTQFYSKEDNSLDFSSTSSCFQMVGKEAYDLDEMKALLTDPKNEELKKVYRTYHVEKVQHCAAMVARADASMTQMWVLAIAVLVGIATVISSCALCCMHAKYKRQVKHARLRDQPRPPLSYVSSGPGMVSATSHTTLGPGTMVSLGPHEGPYEWGADTTLYHPSTLGSRT, encoded by the exons ATGGATATG GTGACGATGTGGACAATTTTGCTCTTCACACTCTCCACGTGGTCTTCGTCATGGGGTCAGGTGATCAACAGAGCGCCGCATTTCGTGCAAGGTGGAGACATGGCCAGACTGGCCGTGTCAGAAGGCACACCTCCAGGTGCACCTGTATACACTCTTCAAGGAGAAGATCCGGAAGGATCCAAGTTACATTATTCGATCAGTGGTGAATACTTCACTGTAAATCGGGACAGCGGTGTCGTTGTTTTAAGAAAGGCGCTGGACAGGGAGACCCAGGATTTGATTGAAGTGATCATCAGTATAACGG ACGAAGGGATCGCAGGATCAGAACCCAACACAGTATCCCTCCGACGTGAGATAGCTGTGTTAGATGAGAATGATAATCCACCGGTATACCACGGCAGACCTTATGCAGCCAGGGTGCCAGAAAGCGCACATGTGGGTGGTCTTCTAGTTCCACCTGGTACGATCACGATCACAGATCGCGATGGTGGTGTAAACGCGGATATTCACGTGCAGTGTGTCTCTACGTCGCGAGACGATGATGTCTGCGAGGTCTTCAACGTTTCTACAGAAAAG TTGACGGAGGGAAAATACGACGTACAGATCACCCTGTCGAAGTCTCTGGACTACGAGAGGAGAAACTCGTATTTGATCAACCTTTTGGCTGTAGACGGTGCCAGCGATGTATCGAAAAGGTTACAGGCCAGGGCAACAGTAGCCGTGGACGTTCTCGATGTTCAG GATCAGCCGCCCGTGTTTCTGAACGCGCCGTACAGCGCGGCACTTCCAGAGAACACGCCAGCTAGTCACACGATTCTAACAATCAGAGCGCGAGACGGTGACACGGGTGAACCTAGAGTTCTCCTATTAACTCTCGAAGACGAGGAATCAGGCCACTTTGATCTCGACGTATCGAGAGAGGGTGACGTGACAGTAGGAAAACTGGTTACCACCAACATTTCCCTCGATCGAGAGGATCCTAGAATCCTACAAAATGGTGGGATTTATACGTTCCAAGTGAAAGCTACGGAATTAATCAATAACGAGATCCCAGCAGACACTGCAACCTCGATTGTCACGATAGTCGTTACAGATGTTGACGATTTGATGCCTGTGTTTAACGAGAAGtactttaatataaaaatttcagaagACATAGGTAAAGGTACACCTTTACCGGGATTAAATATGATAGTGAGTGACGGAGATGTTGGAGAGAATGCGAAGTACAGATTGGCTCTTAGAGATGCGCCGGATTATCCTGGAATTAGCAAGGCTTTCATTGTTAGTCCCGAAGAAGCTCAAGGGCGTGTGCCAGTTGTGGTTAAAGCAAAAGATGTCAATGTCTTGGATTATGATGTGGATGACCTCGCTAAAAGGCAACTCGAGTTCGAAGTTGTTGCACTGGTTGCAAATGAAGTG gtGGCCGCAAGTAGAGTTCACGTAGAGTTAATGGACGCCAACGATCACAGTCCAGAATTTTCTCAATCGGTGTACAAACTATCTGTGCCAGAAGACGCGGAAATAGGCACACGATTCGGCGATGTGTTCGCAAGAGACTACGACAGTGGTTCTTTTGGTGAATTGACTTACACTCTACGTGGTTTCGGATCTGACAAATTCGAAACTAATCTAAAAACAGGTGGAGTATCGGTAGCAAAACCATTGGACTACGAAGCTCAGAAATCGTATTCATTGACGATGGAAGCTAAAGATGGAGGTGGAAGAGTATCTGCTGTGAATATTTTGATAGAATTGGATGATGTTAATGACAATAAGCCAGTATTTGAACAAAACGAATATACCAGAACTGTCCGCGAAGGAGCAACAAGTTTCGATCCACAGATGTTTGTTAGAGCCACTGACGTCGATGGCCCAGCACAGGGAAATGGGAAAGTAACGTACTCCATCAGTTCGCACAACAGTATGACGAACGGTGTTTTCAAG ATAAATTCAGAGACCGGAGAAGTGACAATGGCGAAAGCAGTGCGTTCAGACGACACAGAAAGAGGAATTTACGAATTAATAATTCGTGCTACGGATGCTGGAACGCCGCCATTATATTCCGAAGCAAAATTATCAGTCAGGGTCGGAGTACCTGGAAACCAAAAACCCATCTTCCGAGGAAATTACAAATCTAATGTACCAGGACCTAGCACTTACCGAGCAAGATTGTTGGAGAACGCTTCGCCAGGAACGGAAGTCATTAGAGTCGTAGCAAACGATCCTGACGGAAGAGACAACTTGTTGCAGTATCACATTGCTTCCGGTGCTAAAGATAATTTTGTCATAGACTCTAG TTCCGGTGTTATCACGGTCTCACCGGATGCTCGTTTGGATTTGGAAACCGGAGGAGAAAAGTACGAAGTAATAGTTTACGCCATAGACTCTGGCACACCACTTAGGGAAACCGCTACGACAACTGTCACAGTGAATATGGTAGACGTGAACAACAAACCACCGATGTTCAACGAGTCGACGTATCTCGTTTACGTATCGGAAAGAGCATCTATTG GTGAACCAGTATTGAAAGTAGTAGCAACAGACCCAGACTCAGACGCTTATTTGGAATATTCTTTAGTAGAACCCATCAGGGCTGTCGACAAAACTGGCGTGGCTCTGAAGAGCACAACTTCCTATGATTACAAAACAGCGTTTCGAATAAATTCCATGACTGGTTTAATTACAGTAAATCGTGTGTTAGATTATCAAGTGGCTGCAGTAGTCATTTTGACGGTTCAGGTGCAAGATTTGAACGCCGTCGTTGATAAAGAGAAACAGATTACGAATGTCGAGGTGACGATTTATATCCAAGCTTACAGCGACGACAATCCAACGTTTACGAATCCAGGATGGTCGCCTAATAACCCCACAATCAAAATTTCCGTGCCAGAGGAACAACCTCTTGGAACTACTTTGCTAATGCTATCAGCTAAAGAACCAACTACTGGTTATGCTGTTCAAAGGTTTGAATTGGTGAGGGAAGATGATGATGAAGGGTATGTGAATGTGGGTGTTCAAAGCGGAAATGTTGTTTTGAGCAAGCGGCTGGACTATGAAGCTCTGAATCAAAAG TTCATTCGATTTAAAGTACGAGCGTTAGCAAGAGATTACGAGATAACAAGAAAAATGTCGGAAGCCAACTTGATAGTCGAAGTGCAAGACATGAATGACAACAGTCCTATCTTTACTCAAAAGGATTACAAAATTTCTGTATTAGAATCGGTAAAACCTCCAAAGATTGTATTGAACGTCAGAGCTACGGACATGGATAGCTCCAGCACGGAACAGGAAGTTAAGAGAGGATACGGTGAAGTGAGATACTCTTTGGTTGGGGAAAACGCTAATATGTTTGAGGTGGAACCAATAACTGGTAACATTCAG ATTGCTACCAATACAACACTTGACAGAGAAAAACAGTCGGTTCTCCGTTTTTACGTCGTTGCATCAGACATGCCTCAAGGTGGAGCAGAACAGAGAAGCACTAGAGCTTTGGTGACCGTAGATGTTTTAGATGTCAATGATAACGCTCCAAATTTTGAGCAAGAATCTTATACAGCTGTAATACCTGAGAATGCTTCATCAGGTGTCAGTGTAGTGAATATTACTGCCACAGATCCAGACGAAGGCAATGGCGGAATAATCAATTATGAAATCATTGATGAGGGCGAAGCAAGTG gactgttcaaaataaaccacacAACCGGCGAAATTTATTCAGCTCGAGAATTGACAGGCAAAGGAAGGACAGAGCCATACATAATGAGAATCAGAGCTCAAGATGGCGGCGTGCCAGAACTCTATTCCGACGTAATTCTGACACTTTACATCGGTGATGTAGTCAGCAATGATGGCGTACCTCTTTTCATCAGACCCACCCTCGAAGAAATAGCTCACATAGCTGAAAACTCAACCATTGGCAGTCCAGTGTTCCAAGTCGTAGCTTCAGATCCCGATGATCCAAATTTACCAAACGGAAAGAtcactttcaaatttctagaaGATGGAAACTTCGGCAAAGACGCTAGTGCCTTCAAAATAAACAGCGAAACTGGTCTAATTACTACCAGAAAATTACTAGATCGAGAAACAAAGGATAGTTATACCTTGATATTAGTTGCTCAAGACTTGGGAAGTCCTCCTCAGCAGGCAACTAGAGTTCTTCAAGTTCTAGTGAATGATATCGACGATCATAAGCCTCATTTTAAAAGAAACTTAGACAGTTCACCTATAGAACTGACAATATTCGAAGAAGAACCAATTGGAACAAAAGTTGGCGTGATCGAGGCGATTGACGAAGACATCGGAGAAAATGGAATGATCGACTATTCAATTATCTATGGAAACGAAGCTAGGCTGTTTATTGTAGAAAGACTCGAAAACAATTCGGCAGTGATCAAATCAAACGGTCGACTCGATAGAGAGACAGCTGATCGTCATTTGCTAACGATTAAATGTTTCCCCTTTTCCACAAAGAAGAGTGACATCGTTCCAAAACCTTACAATCGACAAGATCCTTCTGAAAGACAAATTCTTGTCAATATTTTGGATATCGACGATAATAAGCCAaagtttaaaaaggagaatgTTACATTGGGTGTCCGTCTAAATGTTCCAATAGACACGAGTCTCATCACTCTGGAAGCTTTCGATGCTGACTCTGACGCTCTTCCAATTAATTACAGCACGGGCAAAGCTTCTTTTACTTCCCTCGTTGATCCTTCTATGTCTAAACGAGAGATTCCCTCGCATTTGTCTTTGAATCCTCAAACTGGAGAACTCAGAACGACTGGTTCCATGACCAGTTACGCAGATGGTTACATGGAAATCATTGTCTCGGCCAATAACTCGGTTACACCAGGCAGAGAGACGAATATCACATTAAGGATATTTCTGCTGCGTGACAGAGACATGTTGAAGTTTGTGTTTTCGAAGCCACCTGTAGAGGTCAGAAAGACTCTGGAGGATTTTGAGAAATCTGTGCAACAAGCTCTGTCTTTACCGATAACTGTCAATGTTTACGATACGCAGTTTTATTCGAAGGAAGACAACTCTTTGGATTTCTCTTCGACCAGTTCCTGTTTTCAAATGGTTGGAAAGGAAGCATATGATTTGGACGAAATGAAAGCTCTTCTAACTGATCCAAAAAACGAAGAATTGAAGAAAGTTTATAGGACGTATCATGTGGAGAAGGTGCAACATTGCGCTGCCATGGTAGCTAGAGCTGACGCCTCGATGACGCAGATGTGGGTGCTTGCCATCGCGGTTCTTGTTGGCATTGCTACGGTAATTTCTAGTTGTGCGCTTTGCTGCATGCACGCCAA GTACAAACGACAAGTAAAACACGCCCGTTTGCGTGATCAGCCTCGGCCGCCATTAAGTTACGTCTCTTCCGGTCCAGGGATGGTCAGTGCCACGTCACATACAACGCTGGGACCTGGTACCATGGTTTCTCTAGGACCACACGAAGGTCCTTACGAATGGGGAGCGGATACAACTCTCTATCATCCGAGTACTCTCGGTTCTAGGACGTAA
- the LOC126871146 gene encoding cadherin-23 isoform X2 has translation MWTILLFTLSTWSSSWGQVINRAPHFVQGGDMARLAVSEGTPPGAPVYTLQGEDPEGSKLHYSISGEYFTVNRDSGVVVLRKALDRETQDLIEVIISITDEGIAGSEPNTVSLRREIAVLDENDNPPVYHGRPYAARVPESAHVGGLLVPPGTITITDRDGGVNADIHVQCVSTSRDDDVCEVFNVSTEKLTEGKYDVQITLSKSLDYERRNSYLINLLAVDGASDVSKRLQARATVAVDVLDVQDQPPVFLNAPYSAALPENTPASHTILTIRARDGDTGEPRVLLLTLEDEESGHFDLDVSREGDVTVGKLVTTNISLDREDPRILQNGGIYTFQVKATELINNEIPADTATSIVTIVVTDVDDLMPVFNEKYFNIKISEDIGKGTPLPGLNMIVSDGDVGENAKYRLALRDAPDYPGISKAFIVSPEEAQGRVPVVVKAKDVNVLDYDVDDLAKRQLEFEVVALVANEVVAASRVHVELMDANDHSPEFSQSVYKLSVPEDAEIGTRFGDVFARDYDSGSFGELTYTLRGFGSDKFETNLKTGGVSVAKPLDYEAQKSYSLTMEAKDGGGRVSAVNILIELDDVNDNKPVFEQNEYTRTVREGATSFDPQMFVRATDVDGPAQGNGKVTYSISSHNSMTNGVFKINSETGEVTMAKAVRSDDTERGIYELIIRATDAGTPPLYSEAKLSVRVGVPGNQKPIFRGNYKSNVPGPSTYRARLLENASPGTEVIRVVANDPDGRDNLLQYHIASGAKDNFVIDSSSGVITVSPDARLDLETGGEKYEVIVYAIDSGTPLRETATTTVTVNMVDVNNKPPMFNESTYLVYVSERASIGEPVLKVVATDPDSDAYLEYSLVEPIRAVDKTGVALKSTTSYDYKTAFRINSMTGLITVNRVLDYQVAAVVILTVQVQDLNAVVDKEKQITNVEVTIYIQAYSDDNPTFTNPGWSPNNPTIKISVPEEQPLGTTLLMLSAKEPTTGYAVQRFELVREDDDEGYVNVGVQSGNVVLSKRLDYEALNQKFIRFKVRALARDYEITRKMSEANLIVEVQDMNDNSPIFTQKDYKISVLESVKPPKIVLNVRATDMDSSSTEQEVKRGYGEVRYSLVGENANMFEVEPITGNIQIATNTTLDREKQSVLRFYVVASDMPQGGAEQRSTRALVTVDVLDVNDNAPNFEQESYTAVIPENASSGVSVVNITATDPDEGNGGIINYEIIDEGEASGLFKINHTTGEIYSARELTGKGRTEPYIMRIRAQDGGVPELYSDVILTLYIGDVVSNDGVPLFIRPTLEEIAHIAENSTIGSPVFQVVASDPDDPNLPNGKITFKFLEDGNFGKDASAFKINSETGLITTRKLLDRETKDSYTLILVAQDLGSPPQQATRVLQVLVNDIDDHKPHFKRNLDSSPIELTIFEEEPIGTKVGVIEAIDEDIGENGMIDYSIIYGNEARLFIVERLENNSAVIKSNGRLDRETADRHLLTIKCFPFSTKKSDIVPKPYNRQDPSERQILVNILDIDDNKPKFKKENVTLGVRLNVPIDTSLITLEAFDADSDALPINYSTGKASFTSLVDPSMSKREIPSHLSLNPQTGELRTTGSMTSYADGYMEIIVSANNSVTPGRETNITLRIFLLRDRDMLKFVFSKPPVEVRKTLEDFEKSVQQALSLPITVNVYDTQFYSKEDNSLDFSSTSSCFQMVGKEAYDLDEMKALLTDPKNEELKKVYRTYHVEKVQHCAAMVARADASMTQMWVLAIAVLVGIATVISSCALCCMHAKYKRQVKHARLRDQPRPPLSYVSSGPGMVSATSHTTLGPGTMVSLGPHEGPYEWGADTTLYHPSTLGSRT, from the exons ATGTGGACAATTTTGCTCTTCACACTCTCCACGTGGTCTTCGTCATGGGGTCAGGTGATCAACAGAGCGCCGCATTTCGTGCAAGGTGGAGACATGGCCAGACTGGCCGTGTCAGAAGGCACACCTCCAGGTGCACCTGTATACACTCTTCAAGGAGAAGATCCGGAAGGATCCAAGTTACATTATTCGATCAGTGGTGAATACTTCACTGTAAATCGGGACAGCGGTGTCGTTGTTTTAAGAAAGGCGCTGGACAGGGAGACCCAGGATTTGATTGAAGTGATCATCAGTATAACGG ACGAAGGGATCGCAGGATCAGAACCCAACACAGTATCCCTCCGACGTGAGATAGCTGTGTTAGATGAGAATGATAATCCACCGGTATACCACGGCAGACCTTATGCAGCCAGGGTGCCAGAAAGCGCACATGTGGGTGGTCTTCTAGTTCCACCTGGTACGATCACGATCACAGATCGCGATGGTGGTGTAAACGCGGATATTCACGTGCAGTGTGTCTCTACGTCGCGAGACGATGATGTCTGCGAGGTCTTCAACGTTTCTACAGAAAAG TTGACGGAGGGAAAATACGACGTACAGATCACCCTGTCGAAGTCTCTGGACTACGAGAGGAGAAACTCGTATTTGATCAACCTTTTGGCTGTAGACGGTGCCAGCGATGTATCGAAAAGGTTACAGGCCAGGGCAACAGTAGCCGTGGACGTTCTCGATGTTCAG GATCAGCCGCCCGTGTTTCTGAACGCGCCGTACAGCGCGGCACTTCCAGAGAACACGCCAGCTAGTCACACGATTCTAACAATCAGAGCGCGAGACGGTGACACGGGTGAACCTAGAGTTCTCCTATTAACTCTCGAAGACGAGGAATCAGGCCACTTTGATCTCGACGTATCGAGAGAGGGTGACGTGACAGTAGGAAAACTGGTTACCACCAACATTTCCCTCGATCGAGAGGATCCTAGAATCCTACAAAATGGTGGGATTTATACGTTCCAAGTGAAAGCTACGGAATTAATCAATAACGAGATCCCAGCAGACACTGCAACCTCGATTGTCACGATAGTCGTTACAGATGTTGACGATTTGATGCCTGTGTTTAACGAGAAGtactttaatataaaaatttcagaagACATAGGTAAAGGTACACCTTTACCGGGATTAAATATGATAGTGAGTGACGGAGATGTTGGAGAGAATGCGAAGTACAGATTGGCTCTTAGAGATGCGCCGGATTATCCTGGAATTAGCAAGGCTTTCATTGTTAGTCCCGAAGAAGCTCAAGGGCGTGTGCCAGTTGTGGTTAAAGCAAAAGATGTCAATGTCTTGGATTATGATGTGGATGACCTCGCTAAAAGGCAACTCGAGTTCGAAGTTGTTGCACTGGTTGCAAATGAAGTG gtGGCCGCAAGTAGAGTTCACGTAGAGTTAATGGACGCCAACGATCACAGTCCAGAATTTTCTCAATCGGTGTACAAACTATCTGTGCCAGAAGACGCGGAAATAGGCACACGATTCGGCGATGTGTTCGCAAGAGACTACGACAGTGGTTCTTTTGGTGAATTGACTTACACTCTACGTGGTTTCGGATCTGACAAATTCGAAACTAATCTAAAAACAGGTGGAGTATCGGTAGCAAAACCATTGGACTACGAAGCTCAGAAATCGTATTCATTGACGATGGAAGCTAAAGATGGAGGTGGAAGAGTATCTGCTGTGAATATTTTGATAGAATTGGATGATGTTAATGACAATAAGCCAGTATTTGAACAAAACGAATATACCAGAACTGTCCGCGAAGGAGCAACAAGTTTCGATCCACAGATGTTTGTTAGAGCCACTGACGTCGATGGCCCAGCACAGGGAAATGGGAAAGTAACGTACTCCATCAGTTCGCACAACAGTATGACGAACGGTGTTTTCAAG ATAAATTCAGAGACCGGAGAAGTGACAATGGCGAAAGCAGTGCGTTCAGACGACACAGAAAGAGGAATTTACGAATTAATAATTCGTGCTACGGATGCTGGAACGCCGCCATTATATTCCGAAGCAAAATTATCAGTCAGGGTCGGAGTACCTGGAAACCAAAAACCCATCTTCCGAGGAAATTACAAATCTAATGTACCAGGACCTAGCACTTACCGAGCAAGATTGTTGGAGAACGCTTCGCCAGGAACGGAAGTCATTAGAGTCGTAGCAAACGATCCTGACGGAAGAGACAACTTGTTGCAGTATCACATTGCTTCCGGTGCTAAAGATAATTTTGTCATAGACTCTAG TTCCGGTGTTATCACGGTCTCACCGGATGCTCGTTTGGATTTGGAAACCGGAGGAGAAAAGTACGAAGTAATAGTTTACGCCATAGACTCTGGCACACCACTTAGGGAAACCGCTACGACAACTGTCACAGTGAATATGGTAGACGTGAACAACAAACCACCGATGTTCAACGAGTCGACGTATCTCGTTTACGTATCGGAAAGAGCATCTATTG GTGAACCAGTATTGAAAGTAGTAGCAACAGACCCAGACTCAGACGCTTATTTGGAATATTCTTTAGTAGAACCCATCAGGGCTGTCGACAAAACTGGCGTGGCTCTGAAGAGCACAACTTCCTATGATTACAAAACAGCGTTTCGAATAAATTCCATGACTGGTTTAATTACAGTAAATCGTGTGTTAGATTATCAAGTGGCTGCAGTAGTCATTTTGACGGTTCAGGTGCAAGATTTGAACGCCGTCGTTGATAAAGAGAAACAGATTACGAATGTCGAGGTGACGATTTATATCCAAGCTTACAGCGACGACAATCCAACGTTTACGAATCCAGGATGGTCGCCTAATAACCCCACAATCAAAATTTCCGTGCCAGAGGAACAACCTCTTGGAACTACTTTGCTAATGCTATCAGCTAAAGAACCAACTACTGGTTATGCTGTTCAAAGGTTTGAATTGGTGAGGGAAGATGATGATGAAGGGTATGTGAATGTGGGTGTTCAAAGCGGAAATGTTGTTTTGAGCAAGCGGCTGGACTATGAAGCTCTGAATCAAAAG TTCATTCGATTTAAAGTACGAGCGTTAGCAAGAGATTACGAGATAACAAGAAAAATGTCGGAAGCCAACTTGATAGTCGAAGTGCAAGACATGAATGACAACAGTCCTATCTTTACTCAAAAGGATTACAAAATTTCTGTATTAGAATCGGTAAAACCTCCAAAGATTGTATTGAACGTCAGAGCTACGGACATGGATAGCTCCAGCACGGAACAGGAAGTTAAGAGAGGATACGGTGAAGTGAGATACTCTTTGGTTGGGGAAAACGCTAATATGTTTGAGGTGGAACCAATAACTGGTAACATTCAG ATTGCTACCAATACAACACTTGACAGAGAAAAACAGTCGGTTCTCCGTTTTTACGTCGTTGCATCAGACATGCCTCAAGGTGGAGCAGAACAGAGAAGCACTAGAGCTTTGGTGACCGTAGATGTTTTAGATGTCAATGATAACGCTCCAAATTTTGAGCAAGAATCTTATACAGCTGTAATACCTGAGAATGCTTCATCAGGTGTCAGTGTAGTGAATATTACTGCCACAGATCCAGACGAAGGCAATGGCGGAATAATCAATTATGAAATCATTGATGAGGGCGAAGCAAGTG gactgttcaaaataaaccacacAACCGGCGAAATTTATTCAGCTCGAGAATTGACAGGCAAAGGAAGGACAGAGCCATACATAATGAGAATCAGAGCTCAAGATGGCGGCGTGCCAGAACTCTATTCCGACGTAATTCTGACACTTTACATCGGTGATGTAGTCAGCAATGATGGCGTACCTCTTTTCATCAGACCCACCCTCGAAGAAATAGCTCACATAGCTGAAAACTCAACCATTGGCAGTCCAGTGTTCCAAGTCGTAGCTTCAGATCCCGATGATCCAAATTTACCAAACGGAAAGAtcactttcaaatttctagaaGATGGAAACTTCGGCAAAGACGCTAGTGCCTTCAAAATAAACAGCGAAACTGGTCTAATTACTACCAGAAAATTACTAGATCGAGAAACAAAGGATAGTTATACCTTGATATTAGTTGCTCAAGACTTGGGAAGTCCTCCTCAGCAGGCAACTAGAGTTCTTCAAGTTCTAGTGAATGATATCGACGATCATAAGCCTCATTTTAAAAGAAACTTAGACAGTTCACCTATAGAACTGACAATATTCGAAGAAGAACCAATTGGAACAAAAGTTGGCGTGATCGAGGCGATTGACGAAGACATCGGAGAAAATGGAATGATCGACTATTCAATTATCTATGGAAACGAAGCTAGGCTGTTTATTGTAGAAAGACTCGAAAACAATTCGGCAGTGATCAAATCAAACGGTCGACTCGATAGAGAGACAGCTGATCGTCATTTGCTAACGATTAAATGTTTCCCCTTTTCCACAAAGAAGAGTGACATCGTTCCAAAACCTTACAATCGACAAGATCCTTCTGAAAGACAAATTCTTGTCAATATTTTGGATATCGACGATAATAAGCCAaagtttaaaaaggagaatgTTACATTGGGTGTCCGTCTAAATGTTCCAATAGACACGAGTCTCATCACTCTGGAAGCTTTCGATGCTGACTCTGACGCTCTTCCAATTAATTACAGCACGGGCAAAGCTTCTTTTACTTCCCTCGTTGATCCTTCTATGTCTAAACGAGAGATTCCCTCGCATTTGTCTTTGAATCCTCAAACTGGAGAACTCAGAACGACTGGTTCCATGACCAGTTACGCAGATGGTTACATGGAAATCATTGTCTCGGCCAATAACTCGGTTACACCAGGCAGAGAGACGAATATCACATTAAGGATATTTCTGCTGCGTGACAGAGACATGTTGAAGTTTGTGTTTTCGAAGCCACCTGTAGAGGTCAGAAAGACTCTGGAGGATTTTGAGAAATCTGTGCAACAAGCTCTGTCTTTACCGATAACTGTCAATGTTTACGATACGCAGTTTTATTCGAAGGAAGACAACTCTTTGGATTTCTCTTCGACCAGTTCCTGTTTTCAAATGGTTGGAAAGGAAGCATATGATTTGGACGAAATGAAAGCTCTTCTAACTGATCCAAAAAACGAAGAATTGAAGAAAGTTTATAGGACGTATCATGTGGAGAAGGTGCAACATTGCGCTGCCATGGTAGCTAGAGCTGACGCCTCGATGACGCAGATGTGGGTGCTTGCCATCGCGGTTCTTGTTGGCATTGCTACGGTAATTTCTAGTTGTGCGCTTTGCTGCATGCACGCCAA GTACAAACGACAAGTAAAACACGCCCGTTTGCGTGATCAGCCTCGGCCGCCATTAAGTTACGTCTCTTCCGGTCCAGGGATGGTCAGTGCCACGTCACATACAACGCTGGGACCTGGTACCATGGTTTCTCTAGGACCACACGAAGGTCCTTACGAATGGGGAGCGGATACAACTCTCTATCATCCGAGTACTCTCGGTTCTAGGACGTAA